The Elaeis guineensis isolate ETL-2024a chromosome 11, EG11, whole genome shotgun sequence genomic interval gagacccgacccatacctttcggtcgggattctctgctatcgagatgggaacgagctgttcgaccgatgaaccccgttcttcctcctcccgttggtctagcttgttgatcgttagggagcccttcaactagtcattttgagcggagatctggaagcatcgacgagcgagctgttggtctccgcgcatctccccgactccatttttgatcgAAAACCGAACCAGGAGATGGTATGTCGAGACGATCACCTTTAGGGCGTTTAGTccaggtcttccaagtatggcattgtaggccgaagacacttggacgaccgcaaaagtcaagtagacggtgctttatcgtggtttGGTACCAACCGTCACGGGCAGAGTCACTTCTCCTTCCATCGTGACAGCATCCccagcgaagcctatcaagggcgtagagactctgttgagtcggtcggtcgatagtcgcatccgggagaaggtcgagtaaaacaaaatattcgttgaactttcattatctacaaagattctttttacatcataattcgctattattgccgagacaacaacagcatcatcgtggggagtttggatgccccgaacatcttcttccgtaaaagtaattacgtcgtccgggcgcagcttcttcgtcggctcccctccagcagtcatCCCCGGGCCCGGCCatttgaaaatcatattgatgaccccgactgTAGGCTGGTTAGTCGtcacttcttcagtcggctggggtcgtcggttggCAAttggttgagtcggcgggttcctccagaatttatcgagatatccccgacggatgagagcttcgatctcatccttaagctggatgcattgctcggtaatgtggccgtggctccgatggaatcggcagtacttccatcggtcgaggcctttcgccttcagaggtggaggccatcgcaggtactcttccccttcgatctccatcaaaatctgcgcacgaggagcagagagaggagtgtaggagtcatacctggggcgtgtcagcCTTGGAGTTTGCCGTCGGGGCGACCTCTGGTTCCACCGTGGGGGTGAGACCTGACCATcgatcgggggcctgctaggttcggcggggtcccgaccctttcttcgcttctccttcgggcccttgaactcggtcaagcaccggtcggaggctccttcatcCGCACACATGTACTTGTACACGCGCTCTAATAGTTCGGCATACGTCTgggggaggatcttgtccagggagtaagtgaatcgggatgtccttagcccccgtttcatggtcgagatggccatgtcttcgttgaggtcctggACCTCAAGCGTGACTGCGTTGAATtacgtcacgaagtgtcggagcgtctcgttttctccttatttgagggagaaaaggctgtccgatgttcgcggcggctttcggctggtgctgaagtgggccacgaaagagtgctcgagctgtccgaaggagtggatacttcctgatcgaagatcggagtaccaggccctggcagctttgcggagcgtggcggggaagccgatgcaaaggagagcgtcggttgccccttgaatcgtcatgagagctctgtagctctccaggtggtcgattgggtcggtggagccgtcgtaaggctctacgtgcggcatcttgaaccgactggggatcggttcatcgatgatgagtcgggagagaggttgggcggtctggaagtcgatgtcgtttgaagacttctgtccgtctacctgcagctgggcaagccgacggtcgattttctcgaacctgcgttcgtagtcgtcgatccgtcggtgctgggagacccccggagtggagtctccggaagagtctgagagagaggcggacggcgttcgcggtcgcttctccttccttgctcgttccagctgggagggagaagaccgtcgagaccgatgggtgtcgcaccacggccgcccctcctcccctcggtaggagcgctgtggcaggtgccCCTGCGGGGGCGATGGAGACTGATGCGGGCGTCGACGGATGCTCCTAAAGGGCATCGAACATGCCGTCGGTTGCCCGACTGGTGAAGGCGGCAGCCGGACcggctgttgctgaaggcttttgaccgcgtccgtcagcatggtcatctgccgcacgatcgctgcgATCTGCGCCtctgtggtcaccgcggggtgcggagagctaggttccgtcatggagggtggaggagaggcctcttcccgacgggaagagcacctcgtcgatccagtgaccctcgatcgctgagctcttgtctttatcATCTTGGATCCCGTGGGGGTTACAATCCCTGGTGCTGTCAAGGAAGCACCACCTTGTCACTGCGagacccctacctggcgcgccaatctgttgcggccaatcccctcgtcgcctggtcgtcggaaacgagcgcctgtaaaagaaagtccgcactgaccggaggcggctccggcggggaccctctgacggtcaagtcagagaggagactaggcaacagtgaaaagaaaacaaggagctcaatgagagagggagagagagagagggagcaagcccaaaagtttcgaagggacctctagcactgttgccttccccgatatatatagtggagcatggtatggcgccatcattaatggcgcggacaatcgAAGAATTGTTAACTCActgaagactgtcagagtcaccgtaaaggcgtcaaatcgccgtggggctgtcaaatcgctagggttgacccatgccttagttGGGATAatacccctaggcggcagtgccacatgctgttgtcaggactgacagtctctggcagtcgtacggcgtctggaggagccgaccgaccataggtcggcggccagTTGAGGGGCGTCGGATGAAAATTTGGgccccctccgacagtcagtcggacacgttgcaggagtcgggcatcggacctcATAGTACAGCCGGTTGGGAGAGAGGAAAAGGTCCGTCtgaccgacgtatcctcggtcggtcggcagccgtcgatcggtcggtaacggcagccgtcggtcggtcagtcagtaaagtcggacgtcggtcatGTAGGTCCGATGATGAATCGGTGTGAGTGGGATCGATCGGCATTCCCCAACAATATAATTGGCCCAATACAATTTCAAAGATGTCCAACGGCCAATTAAAAGCATTGACCACACGAGAAAATCCCATTGGAAAGTCAAGATTCCGACAACAAATTGTACCTTTGCAGATCTCCAAATTCGCGTTACAGCCTACAAAATCTCAAGCATGGAGAAACTCATGTCCAAAGCAGTTCCTAACAATTAAAACCCCTCAATTCGGCGTCACAGCATCAGTAAATGCTGCTGGCTCCCATTTAATCTTGCGCTTCGGTCCTTGTtgtgccaaaaagataaaaaaaataaaataagaagatttaAATTACTGATTTAATAGGGTAGGAAGGAAGGATGTATGCTGCATGGGTCTGGATTGAGTCAGATGGTTAGATGCAAGAACGATTGCCGGATTCCTTATGCAATCCTTTGAAATGGCCTACCAAAACGAGTTGGCTGATTTGTTTGGAAATGCACACAGCCATATGGACAAACTATCAATAAATGAGTAAAtataaataagttaaataaaactaaaaataaagTTTGGTTAAAGACTAGTTAAAGAAGTTAGCTCAGGAAATATTTTGTATTTACCTATTAGTTCCTGCATTTtccatatttatattataaaatctgAAATCTTGTAACTCACTGGCCATCCATGCTTACATTAACTAGTGAGAATGAAATATTCTACTATTTCTTAACAATATTTGTTTCTAGTTCTTCAGCTTAATCAATCTCTTAACCCATATCTCTCGCTTATTGATCCCAAACAGCCAGGTCTCACGTGACAAGAGGACAGAGTGAGCGAGAAAATATACAAAGTATCAGTTCTTATAAGATCTTGAAATATGGATATTTTTGTTTTCTATAATCCCAATTAATCTTAACCTGTATTCAATCAgcaaaaaatagtggaaggattGATTTGTACAAACAGCAAACATTAcagaaatttttatataaatataaaaataaaaattaatatataagcaagaaaaattcatgaattaatatataaaactcagaaaaataattcaaagggGAGGCTTATGCTGACTCTCAACGCCATTACTGATAATCAAAACCATTTACCATTCAAAACAACTAAAAAacaatccaaaaaatataaaaaatatatattagccGATGACAGAACACTTAAAGCACACAAATCCACTTTATCCATCCGTCTTACCAGAACAAGCATCAACCGGTCATCCCTGCGGTACCCGCACAAATCACAGTAGAGGTGTACATGACCGTTCGGAATCATAACATGAACTTGGACGGAACAGTTCGAGGTATTTACGCTCTGCAACCATTGGCTTGAAAAGAAGAAATCTCGCCCTGGATCGATGTCGATCAGGTATGTCCTCGTGACTGATAGAGCTCCATCCTACCTTTGGCCTCCGGCAACAAGGAATCCACCCTCTGGTCCTGCACCATGTGCCCCTGCTTCGAAGCCCAGGCGAGCACCGCAGGGACCCCTGACTGTGCGAGTTCCTCATTCTCCGGTACGTTGAGGGCGATGTAACACAAGAGGATCAACGCCTCCATCCTACCTTTGGCCTCCGGCAACAAGGAATCCACCCTCGGGTCCTGCACCATGTGCCTCTGCTTCGAAGCCCAGGCGAGCACCGCAGGGACGCCTGCCTGTGCGAGTTCCTCACTCTCCGGTACGTTGAGGGTGATGTAACACAAGAGGATCAACGCCTCGGTCTGGACCAGATCCCCAAAATACACCAGCTGGACGAGGTGCTTGGCCCCTCCGGCTTCGATGATGGCCTTGGAATGCTCGACGCGAAGGAAATTCTCCTTGCACGCGAACTTGGTCAGGGCAATCACCGCCTCCCTCGACACGATGGCTTCCCTCTCGTCCAGCAGCCGCACCAGCGGCCCGATGATCCTCGTCTCCTTCGCCCGGAAGGTCCTCGACAGGCACCCGACAGCCGTGATGCTGGGAATCAGAAGCTCGTCGAAGATGCCCGTGTCGGCGATCCGGAGGAGCTGGTCGACGACCGCCTTGGCGGCCGGCGAGGTGGGCTTGAAGGCGGAGTGGCGGAGGTCAGTGTTGTGCTCGGCGACGCGGGCGATCTCCATAAGGGCCCTAGCAGAGTGGTAGCGCACGTTGTCGGAGCCCTTCTCGAGGAGGACGGCGAAGCAGAGGAGGGCGCGGGACTCGGTAATGCTCTTGCAGATGGCCGGGTTGTTCTTGGCCAACTGCCACAGCGCCTTCGCCGCCACGGCCTTCATCTCTGCCTTGGTGGCCGGGTCCTCCGCCTCCCTCCCCTTGGTCCCGAATCCGGAGGATAAGTGGGGCTTCCAGGAAGGGACGGCGCCGTTCGCAGTTGCGGCGGCGTGTTTGGAGGATTTGGCGGAGGCTATGGCGGATTGAATCACAGAATGGATCTGGGACTGCGCATTGGGCTTCCGGAATTGGCTGCCGCCGCTGCTGTTGTCTGGATCCGGTATGGTGGTGTAGGAATTGGCAAGTTGGTTGTTCGTGGTGGTGGCGAGGACGACGGAGTGGATTGACGTGTCCTTGGAGGAGGGGATGATGGAGTACCTGCTGTGCTCCTGAACGGTCTCGAAGGCGAGGTGGCCGACAAGAAGGCAGATGGCGTTGTTCTGGGCGAAGAGGTCCTGGCAAGCGGGGTAATTGGCGGCGAGCTCGGCGACGGCCCAGGCGGCGGCCGCCTGGGCTCTCATTGGCCCCCCGTCCTTGAGGAGCTTGGTGAGGACGGAGCAGACGCCGGCGTGGAGCATGCGGTCGACGCCCTCCGGGTCGCGGCCGAGGAGGCCGAGGGCGCGGGCGGCGTTCTCCTGGCCGTCGGCCCGGCCCTCCCTGACGAGGCGGAGGAGGTGCCCCACGCCGTCCTCCTTGATGATCAGCTTGGCGTAGTGGAGGTTGTCGTGGGCCAGGGAGGCGAGGGCGGCGGCCGAGTCGGAGCGGGCAGCGAGAGAGCCCGTGTAGAGGGTGGCGATGTGGCCCCAGATGAGGAAGAGGATCGGCTCGTTCTGGGCAATAGGGGGCAGCCCGTGGAGCTGGTCGTCGTCGGCCGCTGTGGCGGAGACGCGGAGGAGCCACGAGACGTCGGCGATGGAGTTGTCGAGCTGGGTGGCCATCTTGGCGAAGGCGGTGGCGGGAATGATGGTGAAGACGAGGCGCTTCAGGCCGTGGTCTCGGCACTTGGACGCCAGGACCAGCGCCTTCTTCAGGACCAGCTCGGTGTCCAGCATGATGCGGTAAGCGGGCCGCTCGTAGAGCTCCGCCCGCGCGGCCTGCCGGAGGAGGGCCGCTAGCCTCTCGGTCTTGGCCTTGAGCTCCAGGCACTCCTGCCGGGACGTGGGCGCATCGCCCGCCAGCTTGGTCACCTGATCCGCCAGCTTGATCGGTTTCGCCAGGATCTGCTTCACCCCGTCTCCCATCATCACGTCTCCAACTCCGCCGTCCTAATTCCCCACCCCCACTTGTTGCTCTttaccttcttttttttcctccaacTGATGCGCAGATATGGGACTATGTCGAGGGCCTTAGTCCTACCCTTCTTCTCTGCCGGATACGGTGAGATATTTCTTAATCTGTGGTTCCTCGTGGGAAGGTTGGATGGGATAGATGGGAGGGGAGGAGGAAATGCAACAGGTCAAACGCGTATATCTTTTAACTGATATTTCTTTTATTAACATCCttggaagggaagggaagggaagggaaggCGGAATCCGCCATTCCGCTCACTGGCCATTACGGCTGGAGTGGTGGGAGAGCTACGTCCGACTGAGGTCGACTGGGGGTCACCTCCGGGTCGCGACGATCCAGTCGCCCCCCCAGCTCCCAAGTGGTTCCAACTAGTCAACATGGAGTGCTACGGACAGGGTTCTCCAAGCCATTCCGCCGTCCCCGGAGACCCCCAAAATCGAGTAGAGCCCGCGGAGACTAATGGGCTGGCCACCGCTTAGCGGTACGGTCAGCATCAGTTCATCAATGTCCGTCTGAAATAAGTAACGAGAAAGCCTCTGTGCACCACTTATATTTGGTGCAATATAATTGGCGTGAAACACGCAGTCCAATTATTTTAAAACAGGTAATGTATTTAACGATGAAAcagatatttaatattatttatttttttttaaatttttaataataaaaatatttttttataaaataaaaaaataatattattattttcttatattttgtatgattttttataaatatatatgatatcctaaactatatatataattttttatgaatatatacggcatcctaaacaatatatatgactttttatgaatatacatgatatcttaaataatatatataattttttaatatctaatatgattttttataaatatttatgatatcatgaataatatatatgattttgtgTGAATATATATAGCATTccaaataatatatatggcttcctaatattttatatgactttttatcaatatatatgatattctaaataatatatataattttttgtgaatatatatatatatatatatatatatatattatatatgtgtgtgtgtgatatcttgaacaatatatatgactttcttgtTGATCATGTAAGAcatcagaaagttatatatatattgtttagaatgtcatatatatattcacagaaagtcatataagatgttagaaagtcatatatattattcaagatgttatatatattcatcGAAAATCATGTAAGacattagaaagtcatatatattattcagaatgtcatatacattcacagaaaatcatatatattattaaggatgtcatatatatatatatatatatatatatatatatatatatatattcataaaaagtcatataagacgttagaaagtcatatatattgtttaagatgtgatatatatttacaagaagtcatataagatattaggaAGCTATACATACTATTCAGGATATTATAAAGATATAGGaacttatatatattattcatgacgtcatatatatttatagaaagtcatacaagatattaaaaaataataatattatttttttattttataaaaaaatatatttttgtcacTAAATTTCCACATATTTTGTGCATAAGGAAATCCTCTATATGTATTTCCACTTTGAACTCAATTTCTTCTACTGCTATTTGCAAGAAATTAGCATCAAAATCATAACGGGAGCAGAGGTTCATTACACAATATTGAATCTGGCTAGAATTACAATTTTAAAATTCCTCTTGAATAAAATTTAAGAAGGCCAGAATAATACAGTTGCCTTACAAGAAACTGGCATAAAACGCCAAAGAGAATTAACTTTCTACCTAGGAATTAGTATATTACAGGAGCAGGCTTCTTGGACGAGAAGCACAGCATGCATAAAATGCAAGCTGATATACTTCCACACTCCACTGCTCTGCCCTCTGCAAGTTCCTTCTGTATTCCGACCAGTCAATACCTGCAAATTTAGCAACAGAATTGGAAAATTACTATGCATAACATATTGTTAAGATGATGCCCATGTGACAAGAGTTCGACCAAGCCCACCCCAGAACACAGCCAAGGCCCACACATGGAGCGCGCACGTGAAAACACAGCCCAGGCCCTGGCGGTGTACGGGCGCAGCGTATGCAATCCATCGTGTTCTCGCAGTCCATGGCGGGGTGCGTGGATCGACGCCTATTTCCTCAAGTGTTTCTCGCGGTCTACACGAGTTTCGAAGGATCGAAGGTTCAATCCAACGGCAGATCTCACTTCCTGTGATGATCGAATGGCTGAGGATTTTTTCgacttgatttgggcttgatctgGACTATTTTGAGTGCAGATCTGGGTCATTCGATGTAGATTTGACGGCTGAGCTTCTTTCTTCGATTCTACAGCGAATAGAACTCCGTTTTTGATGAGATTTGAATCTGGATTCATCTGGTGacgagctctatttaaggagaggATTTGGGAGAAGGTTCAGCAGGCTGAGAGCAGTGAAAACAGCAATCAAAGAGAGggtttaagagagaaaaaaataagagatgtgagatttttttttgagaaaaaaaaaagagtattttTCTTTATAAAAGAGAGTCTGTGTAagtcctttattttttttcttcctcttcttctccaatTTTGTATTTCGTTGCGCCATGGATTATTAATAGAAGAACGTTGAGGAGGTCTTGTCCGTGGACGTAGGCCAACAATCagaccgaaccacgtaaatctgatgtgctttctttttatttttatttttattgcttgatTATCTCTCCTATTTTACATTCTATGTTTATTCTAGTTATTTATACTCTACAAAATGATCTTATTTCCGCTGTATTTGTATGCCATGTGGATCGAGGTGTGCTTGATTATCCACGACCTGTTTtctcaatttggtatcagagcacaggAGATTCTTTTGTAGTTGGATTGATCTAAAACAATGACGGACAAGGTGATGACGACAAAATACGAGATATCGAGGTTTGATGGATCAAATTTTGCACTTTGGAAGATGAAGATGCAGGCAGTATTGATCAAGGATGGTTGTGAAATCGCTTTGCAAGGAAAAGAATGTAAACCTCAAGAGATAACGGATGCGCAACATGAAGAGAAAGACAAGCTGGCAATGGCGAACCTCTATCTGACGTTGGATGATTCGGTATTGTTCAATATCGAGACTGAAACTACTGcaaaagagatttgaaaaaaattgaaaaacctCTATGAAGGTAAGTCTttggtaaataaaatctatttaagaCAGTAATTATACAATCTGAAGATGAAGGATGGAGCATCAGTTCAAGAGCACTTGGGTGTATTCAATTTCATTGTAAGCAAGCTTGTGGCCCTAGATGTCagaattgatgatgaaaaaaaggTCAGCATTCTACTTTGTTCTTTGTCAGAGTCTTAGGATAATCTTATCATGAATTTGAGTCACGTTGAAATCCTTAAGATGAAGTCTGTTGTTGTATCATTGCTTACAGAAGAGATGAAGCAAAAATCTAGCTAAAGAAGCTCTTCGGGGGAGGCCATGGTAGCACGGAGTAGGCCTTTCGAAAGGGAACGTGGTGATCGAGAAAAGAcaagatctaaatccaaaagtaaaAAGAAGGTAAAATGCTGAAATTATGGAAAAACAGGGCACGTAAAGAAAGATTGCCGGGCTAAAGGAGTTGATACAAAATATGAATCGAAAAACTTTCAAGGTAATGTAGCAGAGAGTGAAACAAGTCCGACTATTTCAGATGACGGGGATGCATTGATGGCATTGGAAAGATCTGAGCTTGCACGTTATTGAATTTTAGATTCGAGAGCATCTTTCCATATGACTCATTTTAAGGAGTGGTTTCATACATATAAATCATTGGATGGAGGAGTTATCTATTTGGATAACAATACAACTTGTCCTGTGATTGGAGTGGGAGATGTTCGAATCAAGATATTTGATGGTATGGTCTGGACGGTTTCCAATATGTGGCATGTCCCTGTACTGCACAAGAGCCTACTGTCACTTGGAAAGTGTTGTAAGTAAGGCTTAAAGtttatcaaagagaaagatcaattgAAGATATCCAAAGGATGTTTGGTGGTGATAAAGGGAGTCTAAATAGATGGTCTTTATAAATTGATGGGCGAGACTCAGGTGGGAGAGACAGCAGTAGCAAGTTCAAAGATGGTGTCTTCGATGATTTGGCATCGACGTTTGTGACATATGAGCGAGCGTGGGCtacaattattatcaaataagaaGCTTCTTCCAGGGTCCAAATCAGCACCACTGGAATTTTGTGAAGATTGCATCTATGGTAAACAAAGAAGGATCTCTTTCTCTTTATTACAGCAGTGAAGTAAGAAATTTCTTGAGCTAATTCACTCAGATACTTGGGAGTCGCCTAATAGATCATTAGATGGATGTTCCTACTTCGTCTCCTTCATTGATGACTTTTTTCGAAAGGCTTGGATATATATCTTGAAGCAGAAATCCGATGTTTTTGAAATCTTTAAGAAATTCAAGGTTCTGATGGAAAATGAAAAAAGTTTGAAAATTAAATGCCTGCGTTCTGACAATGGAGGAGAATATTATTccaaggagtttgatgagttttgtGGTGAGCATAAAATTCGGAGGCAGCTTACGGTTCTCGAAACACCACAGCAAAATAGTGTGGCAGAGAGGTTTAATAGAACACTCATGGAAAAGATCCGTAGTATGATGAGCACTGCAAAATTTGACAAGAGATTTTGGGTAGAGGCTGCATATACGGCTTGTTACTTGATCAATTGAGCCCCAACAAAATCTCTTGGGTTGGAAATTTCACAAGAACTTTGGAGTGGCAAATCAGTAAATTATTCTCATCTTCGTGTCTTTGGATCTGATGCAtatatatggatttcaaaagaaaAGAGGACAAAATTGGACAAGAACTCTCGGAGGTGCATCTTTCTTGACTATGCTAAAGGAGTAAAGGGGTATCGATTGTGGAACCCTACTACCCACAACATCGTTGTTAGCCGAGATGTTGTTTTTAATGAAGTATCCTTTCAAGGCACCAAGGAAAAGCAAGATGATGAAGCTATTACTTTTGTTGAGTCTTTTTATGCACGTGATGAAGTGCAAGCAGAGCAAGCATAGGAGATAGATGAGGTAGTTGATGATGGACCAGGTGCAGAGCCTCCGCGAGCCACCAACAGAGTTTGAGCAGCCTAGTAGGGTCATTAGACCTCTTGCTAAATATGATGATTATGTCACTTCTTTCATTCCTTTTGCTAACCGTATTTGTGTTTATGTTGCTTTGATGGAGGAGGACTAGCCAACTTCATACAGAGAGGCATGTGAGTCCATCAATGCTAAAAAGTAGCATTGTGCTATAGAGGAGGAGATGGAGTCACTTCGAAAGAACAAGACATGGGAGCTTGTAGTTCTATCGAAGGAAAGGA includes:
- the LOC140852475 gene encoding uncharacterized protein, with the translated sequence MMGDGVKQILAKPIKLADQVTKLAGDAPTSRQECLELKAKTERLAALLRQAARAELYERPAYRIMLDTELVLKKALVLASKCRDHGLKRLVFTIIPATAFAKMATQLDNSIADVSWLLRVSATAADDDQLHGLPPIAQNEPILFLIWGHIATLYTGSLAARSDSAAALASLAHDNLHYAKLIIKEDGVGHLLRLVREGRADGQENAARALGLLGRDPEGVDRMLHAGVCSVLTKLLKDGGPMRAQAAAAWAVAELAANYPACQDLFAQNNAICLLVGHLAFETVQEHSRYSIIPSSKDTSIHSVVLATTTNNQLANSYTTIPDPDNSSGGSQFRKPNAQSQIHSVIQSAIASAKSSKHAAATANGAVPSWKPHLSSGFGTKGREAEDPATKAEMKAVAAKALWQLAKNNPAICKSITESRALLCFAVLLEKGSDNVRYHSARALMEIARVAEHNTDLRHSAFKPTSPAAKAVVDQLLRIADTGIFDELLIPSITAVGCLSRTFRAKETRIIGPLVRLLDEREAIVSREAVIALTKFACKENFLRVEHSKAIIEAGGAKHLVQLVYFGDLVQTEALILLCYITLNVPESEELAQAGVPAVLAWASKQRHMVQDPRVDSLLPEAKGRMEALILLCYIALNVPENEELAQSGVPAVLAWASKQGHMVQDQRVDSLLPEAKGRMELYQSRGHT